A window from Citrus sinensis cultivar Valencia sweet orange chromosome 3, DVS_A1.0, whole genome shotgun sequence encodes these proteins:
- the LOC127898612 gene encoding uncharacterized protein LOC127898612 isoform X6, with protein sequence MSLLLWLMKFLLENQVWLLSLGSWEVLKQSNYSTCKVQIPLLRNHISWKGVSTYLGAAPIVECLEKYQPNVIITSRVADAALFLAPMVYELGWNWDNLELLAQGSLAGHLLECGCQLTGGYFMHPGDKYRDISFQSLLDQSLPYAEISFDGKICVAKAEGSGGILNFRTCGQQLLYEVGDPAAYVTPDVVIDIRDVSFQSLSSHKVLCGRANPSPESVPGKLLRLVPKDCGWKGWGEVSYGGHECVKRARAAEFLVRSWMEEVVPGVNHKILSYIIGLDSLKTASISDDPSSWRTSEDIRLRMDGLFELKDHAVQFTKEFIALYTNGPAGGGGVSTGHKKEVILEKQLVGREHVFWQTGLKCSKVADSITQEVTREENLLKTDVVHEPLSLPEASLNICSVDCSSKEIGLSSAPSGQKIPLYTVCHSRSGDKGNDLNFSMIPHFPLDFERLKMIITPRWVKDVVSTLLNTSSFPDSDAINKRDQWVNEHVKVEIYEVRGIHSLNVVVRNILDGGVNCSRRIDRHGKSISDLILSQQVVLP encoded by the exons ATGTCTCTGTTGCTGTGGCTTATGAAGTTTCTGTTAGAGAATCAGGTATGGCTGCTCTCTCTCGGCTCTTGGGAGGTACTAAAGCAAAGCAACTACAGTACATGCAAA GTTCAAATTCCTCTACTAAGAAACCATATATCATGGAAG ggtGTCAGCACTTATCTAGGGGCTGCTCCGATTGTTGAATGTCTGGAGAAGTACCAACCAAATGTCATCATTACTTCCCGGGTTGCTGATGCTGCCTTATTTTTAGCACCAATG GTCTATGAACTAGGCTGGAATTGGGATAACTTAGAGCTGCTGGCACAGGGTTCCCTAGCCGGCCACCTTTTAGAGTGTGGTTGTCAACTTACAGGGGGATACTTCATGCATCCAG GAGACAAGTATCGGGATATATCTTTCCAGAGTCTTCTTGATCAGTCACTTCCTTATGCTGAAATTAGCTTTGATGGAAAAATATGCGTGGCGAAAGCGGAGGGCAGTGGtggaattttaaattttagaacatGTGGTCAACAACTTCTTTATGAAGTTGGGGATCCAGCTGCCTATGTCACTCCTGATGTG GTAATTGACATTCGGGATGTTTCTTTCCAGTCATTGTCAAGCCATAAAGTTCTCTGTGGTAGAGCAAACCCTTCTCCTGAATCTGTGCCTGGTAAACTCTTGCGGTTGGTTCCAAAG GACTGTGGATGGAAGGGATGGGGGGAGGTATCCTATGGAGGACATGAATGTGTTAAACGAGCTAGAGCTGCTGAATTTTTG GTTAGGTCGTGGATGGAAGAAGTGGTTCCTGGAGTAAATCACAAAATACTTTCTTACATAATTGGACTTGATAGCTTGAAGACAGCAAGCATCAGTGATGATCCTTCGTCATGGAGGACCAGTGAAGATATTAGATTACGCATGGATGGTCTGTTTGAGTTGAAGGATCATGCAGTGCAATTCACTAAAGAATTCATTGCTTTATATACAAATGGACCagctggtggtggtggtgtcag CACCGGACACAAAAAAGAGGTCATTCTTGAAAAGCAATTG GTTGGACGTGAACATGTCTTCTGGCAAACTGGATTAAAGTGCAGTAAAGTAGCAGATTCTATTACTCAAGAGGTCACTCGTGAAGAAAATTTGCTAAAGACTGATGTTGTGCATGAACCTTTATCGCTGCCAGAAGCAAGTCTGAACATTTGTTCTGTGGATTGTTCATCAAAAGAAATTGGCCTTTCTTCTGCTCCATCTGGCCAGAAGATTCCTCTTTATACTGTATGCCACAGTAGATCAGGAGACAAAGGAAATGACTTAAATTTCTCCATGATCCCACATTTCCCTCTAGATTTTGAAAGGCTGAAGATGATCATAACACCCCGGTGGGTAAAGGATGTTGTCTCAACTCTTCTGAATACCTCTTCATTTCCTGACTCAGATGCAATCAACAAGAGAGACCAGTGGGTCAATGAACATGTAAAGGTGGAAATTTATGAAGTCAGAGGAATCCATTCTTTGAACGTGGTGGTCCGAAACATTCTAGATGGCGGTGTCAACTGCTCTAGAAGGATTGATAGGCATGGGAAATCAATATCGGATCTCATCCTCTCCCAGCAAGTTGTGCTACCGTGA
- the LOC127898612 gene encoding uncharacterized protein LOC127898612 isoform X7 yields MSLLLWLMKFLLENQVQIPLLRNHISWKGVSTYLGAAPIVECLEKYQPNVIITSRVADAALFLAPMVYELGWNWDNLELLAQGSLAGHLLECGCQLTGGYFMHPGDKYRDISFQSLLDQSLPYAEISFDGKICVAKAEGSGGILNFRTCGQQLLYEVGDPAAYVTPDVVIDIRDVSFQSLSSHKVLCGRANPSPESVPGKLLRLVPKDCGWKGWGEVSYGGHECVKRARAAEFLVRSWMEEVVPGVNHKILSYIIGLDSLKTASISDDPSSWRTSEDIRLRMDGLFELKDHAVQFTKEFIALYTNGPAGGGGVSTGHKKEVILEKQLVGREHVFWQTGLKCSKVADSITQEVTREENLLKTDVVHEPLSLPEASLNICSVDCSSKEIGLSSAPSGQKIPLYTVCHSRSGDKGNDLNFSMIPHFPLDFERLKMIITPRWVKDVVSTLLNTSSFPDSDAINKRDQWVNEHVKVEIYEVRGIHSLNVVVRNILDGGVNCSRRIDRHGKSISDLILSQQVVLP; encoded by the exons ATGTCTCTGTTGCTGTGGCTTATGAAGTTTCTGTTAGAGAATCAG GTTCAAATTCCTCTACTAAGAAACCATATATCATGGAAG ggtGTCAGCACTTATCTAGGGGCTGCTCCGATTGTTGAATGTCTGGAGAAGTACCAACCAAATGTCATCATTACTTCCCGGGTTGCTGATGCTGCCTTATTTTTAGCACCAATG GTCTATGAACTAGGCTGGAATTGGGATAACTTAGAGCTGCTGGCACAGGGTTCCCTAGCCGGCCACCTTTTAGAGTGTGGTTGTCAACTTACAGGGGGATACTTCATGCATCCAG GAGACAAGTATCGGGATATATCTTTCCAGAGTCTTCTTGATCAGTCACTTCCTTATGCTGAAATTAGCTTTGATGGAAAAATATGCGTGGCGAAAGCGGAGGGCAGTGGtggaattttaaattttagaacatGTGGTCAACAACTTCTTTATGAAGTTGGGGATCCAGCTGCCTATGTCACTCCTGATGTG GTAATTGACATTCGGGATGTTTCTTTCCAGTCATTGTCAAGCCATAAAGTTCTCTGTGGTAGAGCAAACCCTTCTCCTGAATCTGTGCCTGGTAAACTCTTGCGGTTGGTTCCAAAG GACTGTGGATGGAAGGGATGGGGGGAGGTATCCTATGGAGGACATGAATGTGTTAAACGAGCTAGAGCTGCTGAATTTTTG GTTAGGTCGTGGATGGAAGAAGTGGTTCCTGGAGTAAATCACAAAATACTTTCTTACATAATTGGACTTGATAGCTTGAAGACAGCAAGCATCAGTGATGATCCTTCGTCATGGAGGACCAGTGAAGATATTAGATTACGCATGGATGGTCTGTTTGAGTTGAAGGATCATGCAGTGCAATTCACTAAAGAATTCATTGCTTTATATACAAATGGACCagctggtggtggtggtgtcag CACCGGACACAAAAAAGAGGTCATTCTTGAAAAGCAATTG GTTGGACGTGAACATGTCTTCTGGCAAACTGGATTAAAGTGCAGTAAAGTAGCAGATTCTATTACTCAAGAGGTCACTCGTGAAGAAAATTTGCTAAAGACTGATGTTGTGCATGAACCTTTATCGCTGCCAGAAGCAAGTCTGAACATTTGTTCTGTGGATTGTTCATCAAAAGAAATTGGCCTTTCTTCTGCTCCATCTGGCCAGAAGATTCCTCTTTATACTGTATGCCACAGTAGATCAGGAGACAAAGGAAATGACTTAAATTTCTCCATGATCCCACATTTCCCTCTAGATTTTGAAAGGCTGAAGATGATCATAACACCCCGGTGGGTAAAGGATGTTGTCTCAACTCTTCTGAATACCTCTTCATTTCCTGACTCAGATGCAATCAACAAGAGAGACCAGTGGGTCAATGAACATGTAAAGGTGGAAATTTATGAAGTCAGAGGAATCCATTCTTTGAACGTGGTGGTCCGAAACATTCTAGATGGCGGTGTCAACTGCTCTAGAAGGATTGATAGGCATGGGAAATCAATATCGGATCTCATCCTCTCCCAGCAAGTTGTGCTACCGTGA